The Lonchura striata isolate bLonStr1 chromosome 5, bLonStr1.mat, whole genome shotgun sequence genome window below encodes:
- the IFT27 gene encoding intraflagellar transport protein 27 homolog: MVKLAAKCLLAGDPAVGKSALAQMFRSDGAHFQKNYTLTAGIELLVKAVSVPETSDSVEFFIFDSAGKDLFSEMLEKLWEQPNVLCLVYDVTNEQSFNNCNKWLEKLRAQAVGMHIPGVLVGNKTDLVDRRVVEQEQAQKWAEKHGLEYCEMSVKEMKNFEAPFHILAKLFHQLYKEKVETFHSLA; the protein is encoded by the exons aTGGTGAAGCTCGCTGCCAAGTGCCTGCTGGCAG GAGATCCAGCTGTAGGTAAGAGTGCTTTAGCCCAGATGTTCCGCAGTGATGGGGCTCATTTTCAGAAGAACTACACACTG ACAGCAGGCATAGAACTGTTGGTGAAGGCTGTATCAGTTCCAGAGACAAGTGATAGTGTG GAATTCTTCATTTTTGACTCTGCAGGAAAAGATCTATTTTCTGAAATGCTGGAGAAACTG TGGGAGCAACCCAACGTCCTGTGCCTTGTGTATGATGTCACTAATGAGCAATCCTTCAACAACTGTAACAAATGGTTGGAAAAGCTGAGGGCTCAAGCAGTTGGGATGCACATCCCAG gtgTCTTagtggggaataaaacagaccTAGTTGATCGTCGAGTTGTGGAGCAGGAACAAGCACAGAAGTGGGCTGAGAAACATGGCCTGGAATACTGTGAGATGTCAGTG aaggaaatgaaaaattttgagGCCCCTTTCCACATCCTGGCAAAGTTATTCCACCAACTGTACAAAGAGAAAGTGGAAACTTTTCATTCACTAGCCTGA